GTCATCGGCAGGTCGAGGCCGACGGTCAGGCCGAGTTCCGCGGCGGTGTCCTCGGCGCGTTCGTCCAGATCGGCACCGCCGAGGGCGAGCCAGCGCTCCAGCGCCTCGGCATAGGCGTCGTCGGCGCCGGGCGCCTGGTCGACCAGGGCCTGGGTGGCGTCGTCCATTGTCCGCTGGGCGTCGGCCACCCCGGTGCGCCGCGCGAGGAACTCGCGTACGGATTCGCCCGCACGGCGCTCGGGCTCCTGCGGGAGGTGTCCGATGTTGGCGCCGGGCGGGGAGAGCCGCAGTTCGCCGTCCTCCGGGCGGTCGAGGCCCGCGAGAAGACGCAGCAGCGAGGACTTGCCGGCGCCGTTGGCCCCGACGAGCCCGATCACGTCCCCGGGCGCGACGACGAGGTCGAGGCCGGCGAAGAGGGTGCGGTCGCCGTGCCCCGCGGCGAGGTCCTTGGCGACGAGAGTGGCAGTCATGAGGGTGAGATCCTAACGAATGGCGGGGGCGCCGTGGACGGCGCCGTGGCGTCCCGCCCCGCGGCGGGGCGGATCGCCGGGACGGCCGAGGGGCCGGGGCCCGGGAGGTCCGGGGGCCGGTGTGCGGGAGACCGACGGGAGTGGTGCGGGTGAGCGGCGTGACAGCGGACGTGATCGTGGTGGGCGGCGGGGTCATCGGGCTGACCACGGCCCTGGAGCTGACGCGGCGCGGCCACCGGGTGCGTGTCCGGTCCCGGGACGCGGCGCGGGACACCACGTCCGCGGTGGCCGGTGCGCTGTGGTGGCCCTACCGGATCGAACCCGAGGCGCTGGCCGGTGACTGGGCGCTGGAGACGCTGGCGGTGTACGAGGAGCTGGCCACGGCGCCGGAGGAGACCGGCGTGCGGATGGTGGCGGGCCTGCACGGGGGTGAGCGGCTGTCGGGGCTGGGGCCGTGGGCGCGGCGCCTGACCGGGGCACGGGAGGTGCCGGAGGGGCTCCGGGTGACGCTGCCGCTGATCGACATGCCGGTCCATCTGGCGTGGCTCCAGGAGCGGCTGGTCAGGAGCGGCGGGGTCCTGGAGCGCGGTACGGTCCAGGACTTCGCGGAGGCCGCCGCCCTGGCGCCGGTCGTGGTCAACTGCACCGGTCTCGGGGCACGTGCCCTGGTCCCCGACCTCGGGGTGCGGCCGGTGCGGGGGCAGCTGGTGGTGGTGGAGAACCCGGGCATCGAGGAGTGGTTCACCCGTGCCGACCCGGCGTCGAGCACGACGACGTACTTCTTCCCGCAGCCGGACGGGCTGGTGCTGGGCGGCACGGCCGAGGTGGACGAGTACGGCACCGGGGCGGACCCCCGTACGGCCGAGGAGATCGTGGCGCGCTGTGCGCGGGTGCGGCCGGAGATCGCCGGGGCCCGGGTGACGGGCCACCGGGTGGGGCTGCGCCCCTCCAGGGACGCCGGTGTGCGTCTGGAGGCCGGGACGCTGCCGGGCGGGGGCCGGCTGGTGCACAACTACGGGCACGGGGGCGCGGGTGTGACCGTCGCCTGGGGATGTGCCCGGGCGGCGGCCGCTCTGGTGGGGTGAGCGGTGGGGGTACGCCCTGGTGGAGTGAGCGGGGGGAGTACGCCCTGGTGGGCTGAGCAGGGAGCGTACGCCGCCGGAGGCGGCGCGCGGGAGCTTCCGGGCCCGGGCGGCCCGCGGGAGCTTCCGGACCCGGGCGGCGCGCGGGAACTTCCGAACCGGGCTGCCCGCGGGAACTTCCGGACCGGGCCGCTCCGCCGGTCCGGGGGCCGCGCCGGGAGAGGCCGCCCCGGAGGTGCGTGGACCGCCCCGCCCCGCACCGGTGGGGCGGGGCGGCCCACGCGGTCAGGCGGACGGGCCGGGCTTGTGCCGTTCGTCGCGGGTGATCTCGGTGGAGCCGCCGGGGCCGATACGGATCTCGAAGTCGCCGTCGTACTTGGCGTGCCCCTCGATCACCGCGGACTCGACGGCCTCCACCCCGAACTCGCGGCGGACGATCAGCGGGTCGTGCCGCAGGTCCCGCATGAGGGAGACGCACATCCCGAGCATGACGACGGTGAACGGCGCGGCCACCAGGATGGTGAGGTTCTGGAGCCCTGCCAGCGCGTCGCCCTGCCCGTCGCCGATGAGGAGCATGACGGCCGCCACGGCTCCGGTGACCACGCCCCAGAAGATGACGACCCACCGGGCGGGTTCGAGCACGCCCTTCTGGGAGAGCGTGCCCATGACGAT
This DNA window, taken from Streptomyces nitrosporeus, encodes the following:
- a CDS encoding FAD-dependent oxidoreductase, which translates into the protein MSGVTADVIVVGGGVIGLTTALELTRRGHRVRVRSRDAARDTTSAVAGALWWPYRIEPEALAGDWALETLAVYEELATAPEETGVRMVAGLHGGERLSGLGPWARRLTGAREVPEGLRVTLPLIDMPVHLAWLQERLVRSGGVLERGTVQDFAEAAALAPVVVNCTGLGARALVPDLGVRPVRGQLVVVENPGIEEWFTRADPASSTTTYFFPQPDGLVLGGTAEVDEYGTGADPRTAEEIVARCARVRPEIAGARVTGHRVGLRPSRDAGVRLEAGTLPGGGRLVHNYGHGGAGVTVAWGCARAAAALVG